A genome region from Variovorax paradoxus includes the following:
- a CDS encoding DNA glycosylase AlkZ-like family protein, with translation MADPTLDDLRRYAVARTLFKPTTLPAAIRQLGFVQADPIRAPARAQDLTLRHRVKDYHAGDLESRYTRLAVEEDCLVNYGFLPREHLALMHPREAKLAWDADTRRKAADVLAYVQEHGPVHPRQVEQHFAHGRIKNYWGGSSNATTHLLDGMHYRGMLRVVRRDSGTRVYEAVTHEPADDSPAGRALRAAALIELVVRKYAPLPASSLTYLVRLLGYGAPHLAAQTQAALHIARDELASCSIDGTTWYWPADENPASRRHAPDDEVRLLAPFDPVVWDRRRFELLWGWTYKFEAYTPAPKRQFGYYALPMLMHDRVIGWANVSAPEGRLQPAFGYAGKRPRDAAFRAALDDELQRMTQFLGGR, from the coding sequence ATGGCTGACCCGACCCTCGACGACCTGCGCCGCTATGCGGTGGCGCGCACGCTCTTCAAGCCGACCACGCTGCCCGCGGCGATCCGCCAACTCGGCTTTGTGCAGGCCGACCCGATCCGAGCCCCTGCACGCGCACAAGACCTGACGCTGCGCCACCGCGTGAAGGACTACCACGCGGGCGATCTCGAAAGCCGCTACACCCGCCTCGCCGTGGAAGAGGACTGCCTGGTCAACTACGGCTTCCTGCCGCGCGAGCACCTGGCGCTGATGCATCCGCGCGAAGCCAAGCTTGCATGGGACGCCGACACGCGGCGCAAGGCGGCCGACGTGCTCGCCTACGTGCAGGAGCACGGCCCGGTGCATCCGCGGCAGGTGGAGCAGCACTTCGCGCACGGGCGCATCAAGAACTACTGGGGCGGCTCCAGCAACGCGACCACGCATCTGCTCGACGGCATGCACTACCGCGGCATGCTGCGCGTGGTGCGGCGCGACAGCGGCACGCGCGTCTACGAGGCGGTGACGCACGAGCCCGCCGACGACAGCCCCGCCGGGCGCGCGCTTCGCGCGGCTGCGCTCATCGAACTGGTGGTGCGCAAATACGCGCCGCTGCCGGCTTCGAGCCTCACCTACCTCGTGCGCCTGCTCGGCTACGGCGCGCCGCATCTCGCAGCACAGACGCAGGCGGCGTTGCACATCGCGCGCGACGAACTCGCGAGCTGCAGCATCGACGGCACGACCTGGTATTGGCCGGCCGACGAGAACCCGGCCTCGCGCCGCCATGCGCCCGACGACGAAGTGCGCCTGCTCGCACCTTTCGATCCGGTGGTGTGGGATCGCCGCCGCTTCGAGTTGCTCTGGGGCTGGACGTACAAGTTCGAGGCCTACACGCCCGCGCCCAAACGCCAGTTCGGCTACTACGCGTTGCCGATGCTCATGCACGACCGCGTGATCGGCTGGGCCAATGTGAGCGCGCCCGAGGGCAGGCTGCAGCCGGCCTTCGGCTATGCCGGCAAGAGGCCGCGCGATGCGGCCTTCCGCGCGGCGCTCGACGACGAACTGCAGCGCATGACGCAGTTTCTCGGCGGACGCTGA
- a CDS encoding TonB-dependent siderophore receptor gives MTSKKHRRPAGRPTWRLSHTRRATLAATAVALSAAVPGAYADEKDEAGEPRRALPTVTVSGDAGETATGPVTGFVARRGGTATKTDTPLIETPQAISVVTRDQMEAQSALTLRETTNYTAGVVSSYFDSRVDSFKVRGGDAIQYLDGLQRSYGTYNTTRADPYTLERVELLRGPSSVLYGQGGIGGVLNLVSKRPQPELQREVQVQAGSHNRKQVAADFTGPLDAEGKWLYRLVAVNRDSGTQVDHVPDDRILLAPSLTWRPSADTSLTLQALYQKDKSGSLIGFFPWQGTLLPSLYGQIPTSTFTGEPGFDRYDTRNTSLGYLFSHRFNDTWTFRQNLRSTESKVLYNSSYTSFTADRLTGRPARPVFNADQRTIERDLIVQLNGGKMVLLDNQAEAHFKTGAVDHTLLVGADFQRNETSQSTGRGSAGALDVYAPVYGNYTPPAFLTRQPSVLQKQAGIYVQDQVKYGRWIGLLGLRHDKATTDTEGRPAAAADDKATTKRAGLVYLADGGWAPYLSYAESFLPLGGVDVNNTPFKPQRGKQWEAGVKWEPEGQRTSLMAAVYDLRDTNRKTTDPTNPLNSIQLGEVHVKGLELEYKGSIGRDWDWIASYAYTDARVSRSNGTDLGKRISGVPKHTASAWLMRRFSIGGVPGFSVGGGVRYLGKSWDGMDANPVPSVTLLDAMFAWDNGPLRLALNVGNLTDKVQLTTCLARGDCFYGQRRTVTATATYRF, from the coding sequence ATGACATCGAAGAAGCATCGCCGCCCGGCTGGACGCCCCACCTGGCGCCTTTCGCATACCCGCCGCGCCACGCTCGCGGCCACCGCCGTGGCGCTGAGCGCCGCCGTACCGGGCGCCTACGCCGACGAGAAGGACGAAGCGGGCGAGCCCCGCCGCGCCCTGCCCACGGTCACCGTATCGGGTGACGCCGGAGAAACCGCGACCGGCCCGGTGACGGGCTTCGTCGCCAGGCGCGGCGGCACCGCCACCAAGACCGACACGCCATTGATCGAAACGCCGCAGGCCATCTCGGTGGTCACGCGCGACCAGATGGAGGCACAGAGCGCGCTCACGCTGCGCGAAACCACCAACTACACAGCCGGCGTGGTGTCGAGCTACTTCGACAGCCGCGTCGACTCGTTCAAGGTGCGCGGCGGCGACGCGATCCAGTATCTCGACGGGCTGCAGCGCAGCTACGGCACCTACAACACCACGCGGGCCGATCCATACACGCTGGAGCGCGTCGAGCTGCTGCGCGGGCCTTCCTCGGTGCTCTACGGCCAAGGGGGCATCGGCGGTGTGCTGAACCTGGTGTCGAAGAGGCCGCAGCCCGAGCTGCAGCGCGAAGTGCAGGTGCAGGCGGGCAGCCACAACCGCAAGCAGGTCGCGGCCGACTTCACCGGGCCGCTGGACGCCGAAGGCAAGTGGCTCTATCGATTGGTGGCCGTGAACCGCGACAGCGGCACGCAGGTCGACCACGTGCCCGACGACCGCATCCTGCTCGCGCCCTCGCTCACCTGGCGCCCGAGCGCCGACACCTCGCTGACGCTGCAGGCGCTGTACCAGAAGGACAAGAGCGGCTCGCTCATCGGCTTCTTCCCGTGGCAGGGCACGCTGCTGCCGTCGCTCTACGGGCAGATTCCCACCTCGACCTTCACCGGCGAGCCCGGCTTCGACCGCTACGACACGCGCAACACCTCGCTGGGCTACCTGTTCAGCCACCGCTTCAACGACACCTGGACCTTCAGGCAGAACCTGCGCTCGACCGAGAGCAAGGTGCTCTACAACTCCTCCTACACCAGCTTCACTGCCGACCGGCTCACCGGGCGCCCGGCGCGACCGGTGTTCAACGCAGACCAGCGCACCATCGAGCGCGACCTGATCGTGCAGCTCAACGGCGGCAAGATGGTGCTGCTGGACAACCAGGCCGAGGCGCACTTCAAGACCGGCGCGGTGGACCACACGCTGCTCGTCGGCGCGGACTTCCAGCGCAACGAGACCTCGCAGTCCACCGGCCGCGGCAGCGCGGGCGCACTCGACGTGTACGCGCCGGTGTATGGCAACTACACGCCGCCCGCCTTCCTCACGCGGCAGCCCTCGGTGCTGCAGAAGCAGGCCGGCATCTACGTGCAGGACCAGGTCAAGTACGGCCGCTGGATCGGCCTGCTGGGCCTGCGCCACGACAAGGCCACCACCGACACCGAAGGCCGCCCCGCCGCTGCCGCCGACGACAAGGCCACCACCAAGCGCGCCGGCCTCGTCTACCTGGCCGACGGCGGCTGGGCGCCCTACCTGAGCTATGCCGAATCGTTCCTGCCGCTGGGCGGCGTGGACGTGAACAACACGCCCTTCAAGCCGCAGCGCGGCAAGCAATGGGAAGCCGGCGTGAAGTGGGAGCCCGAAGGCCAGCGTACCTCGCTCATGGCGGCGGTGTACGACCTGCGCGACACCAACCGCAAGACCACCGACCCGACCAACCCGCTCAACAGCATCCAGCTCGGCGAGGTGCACGTGAAGGGGCTGGAGCTCGAATACAAGGGCAGCATCGGGCGCGACTGGGACTGGATCGCCTCGTACGCCTACACCGACGCGCGCGTTTCGCGCAGCAACGGCACCGACCTGGGCAAGCGCATCTCGGGCGTGCCGAAGCACACGGCCTCGGCCTGGCTGATGCGGCGCTTCTCCATCGGCGGCGTGCCCGGCTTCTCGGTGGGCGGCGGCGTGCGCTACCTGGGCAAGTCGTGGGACGGCATGGACGCCAACCCGGTGCCCTCGGTGACACTGCTGGACGCGATGTTCGCGTGGGACAACGGCCCGCTGCGCCTCGCGCTCAACGTAGGCAACCTGACCGACAAGGTGCAGCTCACCACCTGCCTGGCGCGCGGCGACTGCTTCTACGGCCAGCGCCGTACCGTGACTGCGACGGCCACGTATCGCTTCTGA
- a CDS encoding 6,7-dimethyl-8-ribityllumazine synthase: protein MSQINDLPLSAIPGSGSASGSPRGTRIAFVEAQWHSDIVHQARDAFLEEMARQGVARELIDIFDVPGAFEIPLHAKRLANSGKYAAIVGCALVVDGGIYRHEFVANTVVSTLMSLQLETDVPIFSAVLTPHHFHEHVEHRKYFHRHFAVKGTEVAEACVKTLEALKQVDTLLAA from the coding sequence ATGAGTCAGATCAACGACCTTCCCCTTTCCGCCATTCCCGGCTCGGGCTCCGCGTCCGGTTCGCCGCGCGGCACGCGCATCGCATTCGTCGAGGCGCAATGGCATTCCGACATCGTCCATCAGGCCCGCGACGCCTTCCTCGAAGAGATGGCACGCCAGGGCGTGGCCCGCGAGCTCATCGACATCTTCGACGTGCCGGGCGCCTTCGAGATCCCGCTGCACGCCAAGCGGCTCGCCAACTCGGGCAAGTACGCGGCCATCGTCGGCTGCGCGCTGGTGGTCGACGGCGGCATCTACCGCCACGAGTTCGTCGCGAACACGGTGGTCAGCACGCTGATGTCGCTGCAGCTCGAGACCGACGTGCCGATCTTCTCGGCCGTGCTCACGCCGCATCACTTCCACGAGCACGTGGAGCACCGCAAGTATTTCCACCGCCATTTCGCGGTGAAGGGCACCGAGGTGGCCGAGGCCTGCGTGAAGACGCTGGAAGCCCTGAAGCAGGTCGACACGCTGCTGGCCGCGTGA
- a CDS encoding glutathione S-transferase family protein, with protein sequence MPATSASEDRYVLYGAPGSGATPVHAALTLIGAQVDTVDIAPWEGDAERERVSGVNPMRQVPALRLPSGELMTESAAMLLWLGDRHPEAGLCPAPDSPLRARYLRWMVYLPAAIYSIYWVRDDPSRLVPDAASQPAMLERSAERIAHCWHLMDEQIGNPSPYLLGERLSMLDLYVAVMSRWTPTRERFYREAPRMAEAVKRVDADPRLAAFWAARFPFVAGWEQGQS encoded by the coding sequence ATGCCCGCCACGTCCGCCTCCGAAGACCGCTACGTTCTGTACGGCGCGCCCGGCTCGGGCGCCACGCCCGTCCATGCCGCGCTCACCTTGATCGGCGCGCAGGTCGACACGGTCGATATCGCCCCGTGGGAGGGCGATGCCGAGCGCGAGCGCGTGTCCGGCGTCAACCCGATGCGGCAGGTGCCCGCGCTGCGCCTGCCTTCGGGCGAACTCATGACCGAGAGCGCGGCCATGCTGCTTTGGCTGGGCGACCGCCATCCCGAAGCCGGCCTGTGCCCCGCGCCCGACAGCCCGCTGCGTGCGCGCTACCTGCGCTGGATGGTCTACCTGCCGGCCGCCATCTATTCGATCTACTGGGTGCGCGACGACCCCTCGCGCCTCGTGCCCGACGCCGCATCGCAGCCCGCGATGCTCGAGCGCAGCGCGGAGCGCATCGCGCACTGCTGGCATCTGATGGACGAGCAGATCGGAAACCCCTCGCCCTACCTGCTCGGCGAACGGCTGAGCATGCTCGACCTGTATGTGGCGGTGATGTCGCGCTGGACGCCGACCCGCGAGCGGTTCTATCGCGAGGCGCCGCGCATGGCCGAGGCAGTGAAGCGCGTCGACGCCGATCCGCGGCTCGCCGCGTTCTGGGCGGCACGCTTTCCTTTCGTGGCGGGCTGGGAACAGGGCCAGAGCTGA
- the arsC gene encoding arsenate reductase (glutaredoxin) (This arsenate reductase requires both glutathione and glutaredoxin to convert arsenate to arsenite, after which the efflux transporter formed by ArsA and ArsB can extrude the arsenite from the cell, providing resistance.) yields MTARTPTTAYPMTIYHKPNCSTSRNVLSLIRESGVEPEIMLYLETPPSKTKLRELAKAMGMGPRDLLRTKEAPYEELKLADETLTDDQLFDAIVENPILLQRPIVVSPRGTLMCRPWERVREILPA; encoded by the coding sequence ATGACTGCACGCACCCCCACCACCGCCTACCCGATGACGATCTATCACAAGCCCAACTGCAGCACGTCGCGCAACGTGCTGTCGCTGATCCGCGAAAGCGGGGTCGAGCCTGAGATCATGCTTTACCTGGAAACGCCGCCCTCCAAGACGAAGCTGCGCGAGCTTGCCAAGGCCATGGGCATGGGCCCGCGCGACCTGCTGCGCACCAAGGAAGCGCCGTATGAAGAGCTGAAGCTGGCCGACGAGACACTGACGGACGACCAGCTGTTCGACGCCATCGTGGAGAACCCGATCCTGCTGCAGCGCCCGATCGTGGTGTCGCCGCGCGGCACGCTGATGTGCCGTCCGTGGGAGCGCGTGCGCGAGATTTTGCCGGCCTGA
- the queG gene encoding tRNA epoxyqueuosine(34) reductase QueG yields the protein MIVSHPLVVRIQALARELGFSQIGIAGVDLSSAEDGLMQWLAHGFHGEMQYMATHGTRRARPAELVPGTVSVITARMDYLPRDTSPEWQAVEFERLTRPGEAIVSVYARGRDYHKVLRNRLAKLAERIAEEVGPFGHRAFTDSAPVLEAELASRSGQGWRGKHTLVLDRNAGSMFFLGEIYVDMELPPSDPVSPHCGSCSACIDICPTQAIVAPRRLDARRCISYLTIEHSGPIPEELRPLMANRIYGCDDCQLICPWNKFAKKSELPDFDAREGLTGRTLAELFAWTEEDFLRRTEGSPIRRIGHERWLRNIAVALGNAARSGEGGAHEALATRAAHASGLVREHVAWGLAQRPAA from the coding sequence GTGATCGTCAGCCATCCACTCGTTGTGCGTATTCAGGCCTTGGCCCGGGAACTCGGATTCTCCCAAATCGGAATCGCGGGCGTCGATCTGTCGAGCGCCGAGGACGGTCTGATGCAATGGCTGGCCCATGGGTTCCATGGCGAGATGCAATACATGGCAACACACGGCACCCGGCGCGCGCGCCCGGCCGAGCTGGTGCCCGGCACGGTGAGCGTGATCACTGCGCGCATGGACTACCTGCCGCGCGACACGTCGCCCGAGTGGCAGGCGGTCGAATTCGAGCGACTCACACGGCCCGGCGAAGCCATCGTGTCGGTCTATGCCAGGGGCCGCGACTATCACAAGGTGCTGCGCAACCGGCTCGCAAAGCTGGCCGAGCGCATCGCCGAAGAGGTCGGCCCCTTCGGCCACCGCGCCTTCACCGACTCGGCACCCGTGCTCGAAGCCGAGCTGGCCTCGCGCAGCGGCCAGGGCTGGCGCGGCAAGCACACGCTGGTGCTCGACCGCAATGCCGGCTCGATGTTCTTCCTGGGCGAGATCTACGTCGACATGGAATTGCCGCCCAGCGATCCCGTCAGCCCGCACTGCGGCAGCTGCAGCGCCTGCATCGACATCTGCCCGACGCAGGCGATCGTCGCGCCGCGGCGGCTGGACGCGCGGCGCTGCATCTCGTACCTCACCATCGAGCACAGCGGTCCGATCCCGGAAGAACTGCGCCCGCTGATGGCCAACCGCATCTACGGCTGCGACGACTGCCAGCTGATCTGCCCCTGGAACAAGTTCGCGAAGAAGAGCGAGCTGCCCGACTTCGATGCGCGCGAAGGCCTCACCGGGCGCACGCTGGCCGAGCTGTTCGCCTGGACCGAGGAAGACTTCCTGCGCCGCACCGAGGGCAGCCCGATCCGCCGCATCGGGCATGAACGCTGGCTGCGCAACATCGCCGTGGCCCTGGGCAACGCGGCGCGCTCGGGCGAGGGCGGGGCGCACGAGGCGCTGGCCACGCGCGCCGCGCATGCGAGCGGACTCGTGCGCGAGCACGTGGCCTGGGGCCTGGCGCAACGGCCTGCGGCCTGA
- the tsaE gene encoding tRNA (adenosine(37)-N6)-threonylcarbamoyltransferase complex ATPase subunit type 1 TsaE → MADDHLPIVETTNSARALCWRSEDDTDAFARALAASPAIRDAFIALHGDLGAGKTTFVRHLLRALGIAGRIKSPTYAVVEPHEAPDGLQIFHFDFYRFSDPREWDDAGFRDIFAGPGLKLAEWPDNAAGRMPQADLAIKIEAMTDDTRSVTLLANTARGSDLLARIAA, encoded by the coding sequence ATGGCTGACGATCACTTGCCGATTGTAGAAACGACGAACAGCGCCCGCGCGCTGTGCTGGCGCAGCGAGGACGACACCGATGCCTTCGCGCGCGCGCTCGCGGCCTCGCCCGCGATCCGCGATGCTTTCATCGCGCTGCACGGCGACCTCGGTGCCGGCAAGACGACTTTCGTTCGCCATCTGCTGCGCGCGCTCGGCATCGCCGGGCGCATCAAGAGCCCCACCTACGCGGTGGTCGAACCGCACGAGGCGCCCGACGGGCTGCAGATCTTCCATTTCGACTTCTATCGCTTCAGCGATCCGCGCGAATGGGACGACGCCGGCTTCCGCGACATCTTCGCGGGCCCCGGGCTCAAGCTGGCCGAGTGGCCGGACAACGCCGCCGGCCGTATGCCGCAGGCCGACCTCGCTATTAAAATTGAAGCAATGACCGACGACACACGCAGCGTGACCCTCCTGGCGAACACCGCTCGCGGCAGCGATCTGCTGGCGCGCATCGCCGCATGA
- a CDS encoding N-acetylmuramoyl-L-alanine amidase codes for MKAAGLKRRVLLQGGSIALMLGVHQIARGATILAVRVWPAADYTRVTIESDARLNSQQLVVGSPPRLAVDIEGIDLNPELRELVGKIKPGDPYINGLRVGQNAPKVVRIVFDLKQSVVPQVFSLAPVAAYKHRLVLDLYPEQAIDPMEALIAERLRDAPRTAAGNGSNGSNSGPSVAGAAPGTPILPARPTAPAADPLGDLMAQQSMRPGPTTPAPPVSAGPDRPVAPPVLVAPAPLPPVAATTPSRPVPPPAVATTRNGPATASRTDRIIIVALDPGHGGEDPGATGPSGTREKDIVLQVAFRLRDRINASSVNGNPMRAFLTRDADFFVPLGVRVQKARRVQADLFVSIHADAFTTPAARGASVFALSQSGASSSAARWLANKENDADKVGGVNVGNHEAQVQRALLDMSTTAQINDSMKLGGAMLGEIKGIGARLHKGQVEQAGFAVLKAPDIPSVLVETAFISNPEEEANLRRVDYQESLADALMRGIQRYFAQNPPLARSRQL; via the coding sequence ATGAAGGCGGCGGGCCTGAAACGACGCGTGCTGCTGCAGGGCGGCAGCATCGCGCTGATGCTCGGCGTGCACCAGATCGCGCGCGGCGCCACCATCCTCGCCGTGCGCGTGTGGCCCGCGGCCGACTACACGCGCGTGACCATCGAATCCGACGCGCGCCTCAACTCGCAGCAGCTCGTGGTGGGCAGCCCGCCGCGGCTGGCGGTGGACATCGAGGGCATCGACCTCAACCCCGAGCTGCGCGAGCTGGTCGGCAAGATCAAGCCGGGCGACCCCTACATCAACGGCCTGCGCGTCGGGCAGAACGCACCGAAGGTGGTGCGCATCGTGTTCGACCTGAAGCAGTCCGTGGTGCCGCAGGTGTTCTCGCTGGCGCCCGTGGCCGCCTACAAGCACCGGCTGGTGCTTGACCTCTACCCCGAGCAGGCCATCGACCCGATGGAAGCGCTGATTGCCGAGCGTCTGCGCGACGCGCCGCGCACGGCGGCAGGCAACGGCAGCAATGGCAGCAACAGTGGCCCGTCGGTGGCGGGCGCCGCGCCCGGCACGCCGATCTTGCCGGCGCGCCCCACCGCACCCGCGGCCGACCCGCTGGGCGACCTGATGGCGCAGCAGTCGATGCGCCCCGGCCCGACGACACCGGCGCCTCCGGTTTCGGCCGGCCCCGATCGTCCGGTGGCACCGCCTGTGCTCGTGGCGCCGGCGCCGCTGCCGCCAGTGGCGGCAACGACACCTTCGAGGCCCGTGCCGCCGCCCGCCGTGGCCACGACGCGAAACGGCCCTGCCACCGCGAGCCGCACCGACCGCATCATCATCGTCGCGCTCGATCCGGGCCATGGCGGCGAAGACCCCGGCGCCACCGGCCCGAGCGGCACGCGCGAAAAGGACATCGTGCTGCAGGTGGCGTTCCGCCTGCGCGACCGCATCAACGCGAGCAGCGTCAACGGCAATCCGATGCGTGCCTTTCTCACGCGTGACGCCGACTTCTTCGTGCCGCTGGGCGTGCGCGTGCAGAAGGCCCGCCGCGTGCAGGCCGACCTGTTCGTGAGCATCCATGCCGACGCCTTCACCACGCCGGCCGCGCGCGGCGCGAGCGTGTTCGCGCTGAGCCAGAGCGGCGCATCGAGCAGCGCCGCACGCTGGCTGGCCAACAAGGAAAACGACGCCGACAAGGTGGGCGGCGTGAACGTGGGCAACCACGAGGCGCAGGTGCAGCGCGCGCTGCTCGACATGAGCACCACGGCGCAGATCAACGACAGCATGAAGCTCGGCGGCGCGATGCTGGGCGAGATCAAGGGCATCGGTGCGCGTCTTCACAAGGGCCAGGTCGAGCAGGCGGGCTTCGCGGTGCTGAAGGCGCCGGACATCCCCAGCGTGCTGGTCGAGACGGCCTTCATCAGCAACCCGGAAGAAGAAGCGAACCTGCGCCGCGTCGACTACCAGGAGAGCCTGGCAGATGCACTGATGCGCGGCATCCAGCGCTACTTTGCGCAGAACCCGCCGCTGGCCCGCAGCCGCCAGCTCTGA
- a CDS encoding glycine zipper domain-containing protein: protein MNTRLWIAAAAATSVMTIAGCASGPNQNLGTGVGAVGGALVGNAIGGNTASTVGGAAIGGIIGNQVGRNADERNYYNQQRYPRGSGYYPGNGPNY from the coding sequence ATGAACACACGTCTCTGGATCGCTGCAGCCGCAGCCACTTCAGTCATGACGATTGCAGGCTGCGCCAGCGGCCCCAACCAGAACCTCGGTACTGGTGTGGGTGCGGTAGGCGGAGCGCTGGTGGGCAATGCCATCGGCGGCAACACGGCGAGCACCGTGGGTGGTGCAGCCATTGGCGGCATCATCGGCAATCAGGTCGGCCGCAACGCCGACGAGCGCAACTACTACAACCAGCAGCGCTATCCGCGAGGCAGCGGCTACTACCCGGGCAACGGCCCGAACTACTGA
- a CDS encoding DedA family protein, with product MEIISFLVDFILHVDKHLEAFVIAYGPWVYALLFLIVFVETGAVVMPFLPGDSLLFIVGALCGAGLMNYPLACGILIAAAILGDQCNYSIGRYFGPKVFQWESSRFFNRKAFDQAHGFYERYGGITIILARFMPFIRTFAPFVAGVAEMNRAKFTMYNVVGALIWVLGIATAGYFFGNLPFVRQHLDKIIWALIFVPGLLAIYGAWRASKAEKARAAQA from the coding sequence ATGGAAATCATCAGCTTTCTCGTCGACTTCATCCTTCATGTCGACAAGCACCTCGAGGCCTTCGTCATTGCCTACGGCCCCTGGGTCTACGCGCTGCTGTTCCTCATCGTCTTCGTGGAGACCGGCGCGGTCGTCATGCCGTTCCTGCCGGGTGACTCGCTGCTGTTCATCGTCGGCGCGCTGTGCGGCGCGGGGCTCATGAACTATCCGCTGGCCTGCGGCATCCTGATCGCGGCGGCCATCCTCGGCGACCAGTGCAACTATTCGATCGGCCGCTACTTCGGGCCGAAGGTGTTCCAGTGGGAGAGCTCGCGCTTCTTCAACCGCAAGGCCTTCGACCAGGCGCACGGCTTCTACGAGCGCTATGGCGGCATCACCATCATCCTTGCGCGCTTCATGCCGTTCATCCGCACGTTCGCGCCCTTCGTGGCCGGCGTGGCGGAGATGAACCGCGCGAAGTTCACCATGTACAACGTGGTGGGCGCGCTAATCTGGGTGCTCGGCATCGCGACCGCGGGCTACTTCTTCGGCAACCTGCCGTTCGTTCGCCAGCACCTCGACAAGATCATTTGGGCGCTGATCTTCGTGCCGGGCCTGCTGGCCATCTATGGCGCATGGCGCGCGTCGAAGGCCGAGAAGGCGCGCGCAGCGCAGGCCTGA
- a CDS encoding GNAT family N-acetyltransferase: MLHIRAATEADWPALWSFLEPTFRRGDTYTFATDVTEPEVRHAWMTLPAGTFVACDDQGAVLGTYVIKPNQPGHGAHVSNCGYVVSEAARGLGVASALCEHSQQEALRMGFRAMQFNFVVSTNEGAVRLWRKLGFAIVGTLPGAFRHPQHGFVDAYVMFKQLQA; encoded by the coding sequence ATGCTGCACATACGCGCCGCCACCGAGGCCGACTGGCCGGCCCTCTGGTCCTTTCTCGAACCCACCTTCCGCCGCGGGGACACCTACACCTTCGCCACCGACGTCACCGAGCCCGAGGTCCGGCATGCCTGGATGACGCTGCCTGCCGGCACCTTCGTTGCCTGCGACGACCAGGGCGCGGTGCTCGGAACCTACGTCATCAAGCCCAACCAACCGGGCCACGGCGCGCACGTGAGCAACTGCGGCTACGTGGTGTCCGAAGCGGCCCGCGGCCTGGGCGTGGCGTCCGCGCTGTGCGAACACTCGCAGCAGGAAGCGCTGCGCATGGGGTTTCGCGCCATGCAGTTCAACTTCGTGGTGTCGACCAACGAAGGCGCGGTGCGCCTGTGGCGCAAGCTGGGCTTCGCCATCGTCGGCACGCTGCCCGGTGCGTTCAGGCATCCGCAGCACGGGTTCGTCGATGCGTACGTGATGTTCAAGCAGTTGCAGGCCTGA